Below is a window of Ralstonia pickettii DNA.
CAAGCGAAATCGCCTTTGAGGTACGGGATACCGGAATTGGCATTGCCCCTGAAAAACAGGACCTGATCTTCGAAGCGTTTCAACAAGCCGACGCGACCACGAACCGCCGCTTTGGCGGCACGGGGCTCGGCCTGTCGATTTCGCGGGAACTGACTCATCTGCTTCACGGGCGACTCAGCGTACAAAGTGAAGTCGGTGTAGGAACAACTTTCACGCTGAAGATACCAGTCCGGTATGAGCGTGCAGATGCCGAGTTAGCGGCTCTGCTCCAGACGCCGGACGACCCAAATGCACCGGTCGCGCCCGAGACAGCTCCGATGACGCCCTCACGCACGGTTGCAACGGAGCATGTGCGCGCGATTGAATCCCTCGACGACGACAGGAACGGGCGCACGCGAGGTAAGAGGTTGATCTTGGTCGTGGAGGACGATGTCAACTTCGCCCGCATCTTGTACGAACTTGCGCACGAACTCGACTTCGATTGCATCCATGCCACCTCGGCCCAACAAGGCCTTGCGTTGGCCCGTGAACACCAGCCTTGCGGGATTCTGCTCGACGTAGCGCTGCCCGACCATTCCGGCTTGACTTTGCTGGACTGGCTCAAGCACGACACAGCCACTCGGCATATTCCCGCCCACATGGTTTCCGTGGCCGACCATTCAGAAGCAGCGCTGCATCTGGGCGCGGTTGGGTACACGCTGAAGCCGAGCCCCCGCGATTCCCTCGCGCAGGCGATCACCACGCTGGAAGCACGTGCGGCCACCACACCTCAGCGGGTACTTGTCGTGGAGGACGATGAGCGGTTGCGGCAGAGTATTCGCGATTTACTGCTGCCTGTAGGCGCAGAAATCACAACGGTCAATGGAGTGCAATCTTCCTTGCAGGCACTTGAAACGACCCACTACGACTGCGTAGTGATGGATCTGCAATTGTCCGATGGGACAGGTCATGAGCTGTTGGAGAGGATGGCCTCGGCCGATCACTATCCGATGCCCCCGGTCATTGTCTACACGGGCCGGCAATTAAGTCCCGTCGACGAGCAACGGCTTCGCCGTTACTCCAAATCCATCATCGTCAAGGGCGCACGCTCTCCCGAGCGGCTCCTCGATGAAGTGACATTGTTCTTGCATAGCGTCGAGGCAGCGCTCCCCGCGAGCCACCAACGCATGCTGCGCTCCGTATGGCAGCGCGACAACGTGATGGAAGGGCAAACGATTCTGCTCGCCGAAGACGACGCGCGGAACATCTTTGCGCTGACAAGGATTCTGGAGCCGCTCGGCGCCACCGTCGAAATCGCCAGAAATGGCCGCGAAGCCATTCAGCGCTTCAAGGAATTGGGTAACGTCGACTTGGTGCTGATGGACATCATGATGCCGGAGATGGACGGTCTGGAAGCTATGCGGCATCTGCGCGCGTTGAACAACGGCGCACAGATTCCGATCATTGCGCTCACGGCAAAGGCGATGAGTTCGGATCGGGAAGCCTGTCTACAGGCGGGCGCCAACGACTATGTGGCCAAACCGATCGACGTCGATCGTCTGTTATCGCTATGCCGGGTGTGGCTCTCTCGCCGGTGACAGTCCATCATGCACGCGATTGATCCCCCCGCCGATGTCGCAGATGACAATTTCGCGCTTGAGTTGGAGCTCTTGCTTGAAGCCATCTTTCACAAATACCACCATGACTTCCGCCACTATTCGAGGGCGTCTCTCCGACGTCGGTTGAAGCAGGCACTTCACGACCTGCGAGTGGAGAATCTCTCGCTGCTTCAGGGCACGGTGCTTCGTGATCCGTCCCTGTTCAATGCACTGTTCAAATACTTGACGGTGCAGGTCAGTGAGATGTTCCGGGACCCAAGCTACTACCGCGCCCTGCGTGAGGAGGTCGTGCCGGTATTGCGAACCTATCCGTCATTGAAGGTTTGGGTGCCCGGGTGCAGCACCGGCGAAGAGCTGTGGTCTCTTGCCATTCTCTTCGCAGAAGAAGGCTTGAGTGATCGCACGCTCTTTTACGCAACTGATATCAACGCCGAGGCGCTGGCCGCCGCGCGTGCCGGCATCTACGATGTCGAGCGATTGGATTCATACAGCGCTCAATATCTTGCCGCCGGCGGGAAGCACACGCTCTCGCACTATTTTCACGTGGCATATGGAGCGGCAAAGTTCGATGCTGCGCTGATCGGGCAATCTATGTTCGCTGACCATAGCCTAGCCACTGACGGTGTTTTCTCAGAAGTACACTTGGTTTCATGTAGGAACGTATTGATCTATTTTGATCGCCCGCTTCAGGATAGAGCAATCGGACTATTTAAAGACTCTCTTGTTTGGCACGGATTTCTGGGGCTCGGAAGCAAAGAGAGTCTTCAGTTCAACCTCCATGCCGATGCCTTCGAGACCCTCAACTCTAAAGATCGTGTGTACAGAAAACGATGACGAAAGCGGAGTTGCGTTGCCCTGTCAGCGCAGTGGTGATTGGTGCGTCAGCGGGAGGCGTAGAAGCGCTTGGATATCTGCTGGCGGGCTTGCCCAGCGGCTTCATACCGGCTTTGATCGCGGTACAGCACCTTGCACCCACATTTCCCAGCTTACTGCCACGATTGTTTGCCCAGCGGTGCGACCTTCCAGTCGCCGAGGCAGAAGACAAGATGCCGGTGGAAGGTGGACACGTGTATATCGCACCTCCCGACTACCACCTACTCGTCGAACGCAATAGCTCCGATAGCCAGTCAGTGCACTTTGCAATGTCCATCGACCCACCAGTTCGATTCTCAAGACCGTCTATCGATGTTCTCTTCGAATCGGCTGCCTACGCCTACGGAAAGCGCCTGCTCGGCATCGTCTTGACTGGAGCGAACGACGACGGCGCTCAGGGCCTCCTTGCCATCCGCGCTGCTGGCGGAAGCACGTGGGTGCAAGAACCCTCTACGGCAGAGGCATCGACCATGCCCTATGCGGCAATTTCCATTGGGGCGGCCGCCACAGTCCTGACTCTGGACCAGATTAGCGCGTGTTTGGCACGTTTTTGTTAACCTTCTAAGCCCTATGCCAGGCCCCATAAAAATACTGATTGTTGACGACATCGAAGGCAACCGCACCGCATTGGAAGCCCTTCTGCGGAGCCCGGAAGTCGAAATAGTGCACGCGGATTCGGGACGTTCTGCGCTCGAGGCACTGCTTGAGCACGATTTCGGTCTTGCGATTCTCGACGTCAACATGCCGGAAATGGA
It encodes the following:
- a CDS encoding CheR family methyltransferase, encoding MHAIDPPADVADDNFALELELLLEAIFHKYHHDFRHYSRASLRRRLKQALHDLRVENLSLLQGTVLRDPSLFNALFKYLTVQVSEMFRDPSYYRALREEVVPVLRTYPSLKVWVPGCSTGEELWSLAILFAEEGLSDRTLFYATDINAEALAAARAGIYDVERLDSYSAQYLAAGGKHTLSHYFHVAYGAAKFDAALIGQSMFADHSLATDGVFSEVHLVSCRNVLIYFDRPLQDRAIGLFKDSLVWHGFLGLGSKESLQFNLHADAFETLNSKDRVYRKR
- a CDS encoding chemotaxis protein CheB: MTKAELRCPVSAVVIGASAGGVEALGYLLAGLPSGFIPALIAVQHLAPTFPSLLPRLFAQRCDLPVAEAEDKMPVEGGHVYIAPPDYHLLVERNSSDSQSVHFAMSIDPPVRFSRPSIDVLFESAAYAYGKRLLGIVLTGANDDGAQGLLAIRAAGGSTWVQEPSTAEASTMPYAAISIGAAATVLTLDQISACLARFC